A part of Primulina eburnea isolate SZY01 chromosome 10, ASM2296580v1, whole genome shotgun sequence genomic DNA contains:
- the LOC140802792 gene encoding uncharacterized protein: protein MTVEEIETEGSKAEVEVEQPPVFKKILPYPQRFKKKKLDDQFAKFLEIFKKIHINIPFADALEKMPNYAKFIKDVMSKKRKLHEFETVKLTEECNAILQRKLPQKLKDPGSFTIPCVIGGSRIKKSLCDLGASINLMPFSIYRTLELGEVKPSTITLQLADRSLTYPRGIVEDVLVKVDKFIFPADFVILDMEEDQETPLIFGRPFLSTGKALIDVHKGKLTLRVGGEEVMFNIYNTIKEPNEVG, encoded by the exons ATGACAGTTGAAGAAATTGAAACTGAGGGATCtaaagctgaagttgaagttgaacaacctccggtatttaagaaaattcttccatatccgcagaggttcaaaaagaagaaattggatgatcaatttgcaaaatttttggagattttcaagaaaattcacatcaacattccatttgctgatgctttagagaaaatgccaaactatgcaaagttcatcaaagatgtgatgtcaaaaaAGAGGAAGTTGCATGAGTTTGAGACAGTAAAGTTGACCGAAGAGTGTAACGCCATACTtcaaaggaaactaccacagaaactcaaagatccagggagttttactattccttgtgttattggtggttctagaatcAAAAAatctttatgtgatttaggtgccagtattaatttaatgcctttttctatttacaggactctggagcttggcgaggtgaagcctagcactattaccctgcagctggcggacagatcacttacatatccacgggggatagtggaggatgttctggtaaaggtagacaaatttatatttcctgctgattttgtcattctagatatggaagaagatcaggagactccgcttatctttggaaggccgtTCTTGTCCACcggaaaagctttgattgatgtgcacaagggcaagctcacattgagagtaggtggagaagaagtcatgttcaacatctacaacacaatcaaagaaccaaatgag GTAGGATGA